A stretch of the Meles meles chromosome 19, mMelMel3.1 paternal haplotype, whole genome shotgun sequence genome encodes the following:
- the LOC123930813 gene encoding UPF0538 protein C2orf76 homolog — MASKDVAVTVRFIGSFEHRNFKPIVYHGVDLDQTTKVFIVFLKQDIPLRTSLPPPFRNCKYDKLKIVHQAHKAKTNELVLSLEDDDWLMLEEACTLRAAGIAHETEIAFFCEEDYKNYKANPISSW; from the exons ATGGCTTCCAAAGATGTGGCCGTTACAGTTCGCTTCATTGGTTCATTCGAGCATCGCAATTTCAAGCCTATAGTATATCACGGAGTTGATTTGGACCAAACTACAAAGGTATTCATAGTATTTCTAAAGCAAGATATTCCTTTAAGGACCAGCCTGCCTCCACCATTCAGAAATTGCAAATATGATAAATTAAAGATTGTTCATCAGGCACATAAAGCAAAGACCAACGAGCTTGTGTTGAGCCTGGAAGACGACGACTGGCTCATGCTGGAAGAAGCCTGCACGCTGCGAGCTGCGGGAATCG CTCATGAAACTGAAATTGCATTCTTCTGTGAAGAAGATTATAAGAACTACAAAGCTAATCCCATTTCATCCTGGTGA